A stretch of Halanaerobiaceae bacterium ANBcell28 DNA encodes these proteins:
- a CDS encoding DUF2264 domain-containing protein, protein MQSDRNYWISIMKKIIDPVLINLSQRKLKENMIVDGSIERKDNAYLEALGRTVAGISPWLELADKASEKGEKLGDKSSEKGEKLGDKSSKKGLKLGILEKQDIEKYAQVTRQAIEAAIDPDSPDYMNFEDGGQPLVDLAFLAHGILRAPEQLWHKLDSASKDYLIKVLKSSRKIKPCYSNWLLFSAMIEAALYLMGEDFDIVRIDYAIKEHQNWYLGDGTYGDGPEFHWDYYNSFVIQPMLLDIVKLLSKEDNEIANLSDIVLKRAQRYAEILERLISPEATFPPIGRSLAYRFGVFQLLSQLALAKELPTSLAPSQVRTALTAVIRKMINMPGTFNKEGWLNIGFSGHQPDIAEIYINTGSLYLCNTVFLPLGLSPDDEFWTGKEKDWTAKRIWSGQVNH, encoded by the coding sequence ATGCAAAGTGATAGAAATTATTGGATTAGCATCATGAAAAAAATAATTGATCCTGTTTTAATTAATTTGAGTCAGAGAAAACTAAAAGAAAATATGATAGTTGATGGTAGTATTGAAAGAAAAGATAATGCCTATTTAGAAGCCCTTGGTCGAACAGTAGCCGGGATTTCACCCTGGCTGGAGCTGGCTGATAAGGCTTCTGAGAAAGGTGAAAAGCTAGGTGATAAGTCTTCTGAGAAAGGTGAAAAGCTAGGTGATAAGTCTTCTAAGAAAGGTTTAAAGTTGGGTATACTTGAAAAGCAGGATATAGAGAAATATGCTCAAGTAACTCGTCAAGCAATTGAGGCAGCTATTGATCCTGATTCGCCCGACTATATGAATTTTGAAGATGGTGGTCAACCTTTAGTTGATCTTGCTTTTCTGGCTCATGGTATTTTAAGAGCACCTGAACAATTATGGCATAAACTAGATAGCGCTAGTAAAGACTATTTAATTAAAGTATTAAAATCCAGTAGAAAGATTAAGCCTTGTTATAGCAACTGGCTCTTGTTTAGTGCTATGATAGAAGCGGCTCTTTATCTTATGGGAGAGGATTTTGATATTGTGAGGATAGATTATGCTATTAAGGAACACCAAAATTGGTATCTTGGTGATGGTACATATGGTGATGGTCCAGAATTTCATTGGGACTATTATAATAGTTTTGTAATTCAACCTATGCTGCTAGATATAGTTAAACTTCTATCGAAAGAAGATAATGAGATAGCAAATCTAAGTGATATAGTTTTAAAACGAGCTCAACGATATGCTGAGATATTAGAAAGACTCATTTCTCCTGAAGCTACTTTCCCACCGATAGGGAGATCATTAGCCTATAGGTTTGGAGTATTTCAATTATTAAGCCAGCTGGCTTTAGCGAAAGAATTGCCTACTAGCCTAGCACCTTCTCAGGTTAGGACGGCTTTGACAGCTGTGATTAGAAAGATGATAAATATGCCAGGAACTTTTAATAAAGAAGGCTGGTTAAATATTGGTTTTTCAGGCCATCAGCCCGACATAGCTGAAATTTATATAAATACTGGTAGTCTCTATTTATGTAACACAGTATTTTTAC